From the Pseudomonadota bacterium genome, the window GTTCAGTGATGTAGGCCACGAACACCATACGGCCACGTCCTTGATCCCATTCTTTCTCATATCCTCTGCCAAGCGCCACGCATCTTGGCTGGTGAAGATGGGGGATAACTCTTAAGGATCCCCCCCCTGGAAGAGGTTCGCGTAACGCACCCCTTGGCGGTGGTCGAGGTGGTCGAGGCTTCACGGGTCAGCGCCGAGGTGGACAGGACATGAACGGCGTACACGCGGCGTTCAGCGGGCGTATCCGGCAAGGATGCCGAGGTCCGCACCGCCTCGTTAAGGGGGGTAGCGTCACCCGAGCGGGGGCATTCTCGGTAGCGTGCCCAACACCCTCGCACATGTGGGGTTCCAGGCCCTGGCCACGCGGGCGGTGGCGCCCGCGACCGATCTCAAATGGATCTACCTCGGCTGCATCGTGCCCGATCTCCCCTGGATGCTGCAGCGCCAGTGGCTCGTGCAGGCGCTCGCGCCCCCCGGGGCCGGCGCACCGCTCGTCAATCCCTATACGCTGCACCTCTACGGCATCGTGCAGGCGACGCTGGCCATGAGCCTCTGCTTGAGCCTGGCGTTCGCGAGCCTCGCCACCGAGCCCGGCCGCGCCTTCTCGATCGTGGCGGGCAACGCCTGGTTGCACCTGCTCTTGGATACCATCGAGATCAAATGGGCCAACGGCGTCCACCTCCTGGCACCCTTCGACTGGCGTCTCACCAGCCTCGGGGTGTTTTGGCCGGAGAGCCTCGCGATACACCTCCTGTCCGTGCTCGGCCTCGCGGTGCTCGGCTTCGGATTCGTCAGCGACCGTGCCCGGCCGATCGGCGTTGACCTCTGTCGCGGGCGGGTCTTGGGCCTGTGCCTGCCGCTACTTTGGATTTACTTCGTCGTGCCGGTGGCGTTCCTGGACGCAGCGGCGGGCGCGGACAATCACTTCGTGGAGACCCTGCGGCAGCACGATGCACGGCCGGGGCGGTACATCGAGCTCGAACGAGACCGTTACCACATCGATGCGGCAGGACCCCGGATTTACACCTTTGCCGGCGAGGCCTTGACGCTTGAGGGCGTCGACGTCCCGGGACCTGCACTGTTATCCCTGCATGGCCGTTTCGCCGGCACCGATCGCGTCGTGGTCGAGGAATACCACGTTCACCCGCGCGGTCTGCGCGATCTTTCGTCTTATGTCGCGCTGTGCCTCATCGCGGTCTTTGGATCAGGGATCTGGTCCGGCAATCCCGAAAAACGGGGGGGTGACCACGATCGTCGCGACGGTTCTTCACAAGCTGTGAACCTGGCGCCCCGGTGCGCGCCGGAGCCGCTCCCGATCCAGCAACGCCATGGGCGCCGCGGCGCTGCGGTACCCCGTATGGGATCCCCTTGTGTCCCGCCCCTCATTTGAACCGAAGCTTCACGTTGGCGGCCCGCAGGTACTCGGCCTCCACGCCGAGATCGGCTTCGGTCAAGGGGTGTTCGAGAAGCCACTCCGGCGAAAAGCGCAGCTTGATCGACGCCTCGTCGCCTTCCAGCGCGATCGCCGGTAACTCGGTCTCGGAGCGGCTGCGATGCAGGAGTACCGCGATGCGCAACAGGATGCAGAGATACAACGCCTGTCGCCTAAGCGTTTCCGGCAACCCTTCGAAGTCCGCCAGCGACAGTTTGCGCCTGTGGCCGCGGATGAGGGCCGCAAGAAGCGCCTGTTCGCCCTGGGAGAAGCCCGGCATGTCCAGATTGTCGATCAGATAGGCTCCATGCTTTTGATAGTGGCTGTGCGAGATGGAAAGGCCGATCTCATGGAGGCGGGCGGCCCAGCAGAGCCACTGCGCGTGCTCCGTGCCGCCCACTCCCCACGCGCTGGGCGCCTGGTCGAGCAGAGCCAGGGCCGCCCCCGTTACCCGGCCTGTCTGCGCGGCATCGATGTGGTAGCGCCGGGTGAGGCCCTCGACCGTGGTCTCGCGCACATCCTCGTGGTGGATGCGTCCCAAGAGGTCGTAAAGGAGTCCCTCCCGCAGGGCGCCGCTCGACGCCCGCATGTGCTCTATCCCGAGTGCTTCGAAGATAGCGCCGAGGATCGCGACCCCGCCCGGAAACACCGGGGCTCGTTCCACTTGCAGGCCGTCGAGCTCCAGGTCTTGGATATGCGTGGCGCCAATCAGGGCCTTGCGTACCCTGCGTAGCGCCGCGAGCGTGATCCCGTCCTGGCACCAGCCTTGTTGCTCTACGATCTGCTGGACCGCCAGGATGGTTCCCGAGGCGCCGATCGGCGAGTCCCAGCCGATGCGGCGATACTCGGCCGACATCGGTTCGAGCTCCTGAAGCGCCGCGACCTCGGCAGCGCGCATCCGCAGGGCGTCGATGCTCCCAGCGCCGAAAAACCGCCGGCTCATCTCGACGCAGCCGATGTGCAGGCTGTCCATGCGCTCCGGCCGGAAATGCCGGCCCAGGATAAGCTCCGTGCTCCCGCCCCCGATGTCCACGACCAGACGCCGCTCGCCGTCGCCCTCGATACTGTGCGAGACCCCGAGATAGATGAGCCGCGCCTCCTCGCGCCCGGCGATGATATCGATGGAATGGCCGAGCGCGCGCCGCGCGTTGGCCAGGAATTCGCCGCGGTTCTTGGCCTTGCGCAGCGTGTTCGTCCCTACCGCACGGACCTTGTGGGCGGGGACGTCCCGCAGGCGCTCGCCGAAACGCTTGAGGGTGTCGACGGCGTGCTCCATCACGGGCCCGGACAGGCAGTTGCCTTCATCGAGCCCGGCCGCGAGGCGCACCATCTCCTTCATCCGATCGACCACCTGGATGCGCCCATCCATGACCTGAGCCACGATCAGGTGGAAGCTATTGGACCCGAGGTCCACGGCCGCCAGGCTTTCCGCGGCGCTGTCAGTCATGTCATGCCGACTCCACACGCCGTACCCTGTGCGATGTACTCGGACCCCCGGCGGCATGGGTTCGCGGTATACTCATTCAAAATGACATGCCAGTGAAGCGCGGGTGATATCCGCGGGGGGTGATCCATGCCAGGTGGCGAAGTCAAAGACATCCGTGCGCTCGAGGCCGCCGGGATCCTGCGGCAGGACCCGAACGCGGTGCTCATCGACGTGCGAACGACCATGGAGTTCGAGTATGTGGGACACCCCGTGGGTGCCCTGCACATCGCCTGGATGGAGGCCCCGGAATGGCGTGTTGCGCCCGAGTTCGCGGAGCGGGTGCGCGCCGTACTGGGCGAGCGCGGGCGAGCCGAAGACACCACCGTTCTCACCTTGTGCCGTAGCGGAAAGCGCTCGCGCGCCGCGGCCGAGTGTCTCGCAGGGGCCGGGTTCACGCACGTGTACAACGTCTCGGACGGCTTCGAAGGCGATCGGGACGGCCAGAAACACCGCAGCAGCATCAACGGCTGGCGCCATCAGGGATTGCCGTGGGAGCAGGGCTGAGAACGGCTGCACGCGCGGAACGGATCTACTCCCCAACTGATCTGTTTTTATGTGCGAGCTTCTGGGCATGAGCGCCAACGTCCCGACCGATCTCTGTTTCAGCCTGCGCGGGCTGGTGCGCCGCGGCGGAGACACGGGGCCGCATCGTGACGGTTGGGGGATCGGCCTGTACGCCGGGCGCGGCTGCCGCCTGTTTCACGATCCGAGGCCCAGCATCGTCTCGGAAGTGGCCAAGCTCATCCAGGGCCAGGCCATCAAGAGCCACATCATCATCAGCCATATTCGCAAGGCCACGCACGGCCGCGTGTGCCTGGAAAATACCCACCCCTTCGCCCGCGAGCTGTGGGGCTCCACCTGGCTCTTCGCCCATAACGGCGGGCTCAAGGGCAGCAAGGCACTCGCCCTTGATCACTACCGGCCGATCGGCACCACCGATAGCGAACGCGCATTCTGTTGGATGCTGGGGCGGATCCGCGCGCGCTATCCCGAGCGTCCCCGCCGTGCAGAGTCGCTATGGCGCCTCATCGCGTCCCTCGGCCGGGAGCTGGAGGCGCTCGGCACCTGCAATTTTCTCATGAGCGACTCCCGCTGTCTGTACGCCTACTGCAGCAGCACACTCCATTGGATCACGCGGCGGGCGCCGTTCGGGGAGGCGCATTCGATCGACACCGGGGAGATCGTTGACTTCTGCCGCGAAACGACGGCACAGGATGTGGTGACCGTCGTCGCCTCGAAGCCCCTGACCAACAACGAGCGCTGGCATCCCATTCCGCGCGCTTCCTTTCAGGTGTTCGTGGAGGGCGTCCCGCTGCTCGGATAATGACGGCGAGGTGCGATTGACAGGATTGACGGTGGACAGAAACGCCTTTCGCATCGAGCGCGACAGCATGGGCGAGGTCCGGGTACCGGCGACGGCGCTCTACGGGGCCCAAACGCAACGGGCGATCGATAACTTCCCGGTGAGCGGACTCAGGATGCCACGCGCGATCCTGCGCGCGCTCGGGCTCATCAAGGCGGCGGCGGCACAGGCGAACCGCGACCTCGGTCTCCTCGATGCACCGCTCGCCGAGGCCATCAGCGCGGCGGCGCTCGAGGTCGCCGAGGGCCGCTACGATTCGCACTTCCCGATCGATGTCTTCCAGACCGGATCGGGGACCAGCTCCAACATGAACGCCAACGAGGTGATCACCCGCCTCGCGAGCGAGCGCCTCGGACGGCCCGTGCACCCCAACGACCACGTCAACATGGGGCAGAGCAGCAACGACGTGATCCCCACCGCGATCCACGTGGCCGGCAGCCTGCTCACATTCGAGCACCTGCTCCCGGCCTTGACACATCTCCGGAACACCCTCTCGCGGCGCGCCGCGGAGCTGTCTGCCGTCGTCAAGACCGGGCGCACCCACTTGATGGATGCCATGCCGCTGACACTCGGCCAGGAGCTGTCCGGATGGGCCGCCCAGATCGATCTGGGTGGCCGGCGCATCGAATCGGCCCTGGCGCGGCTTAGCGAGCTGACGCTCGGCGGATCGGCGGTCGGCACCGGCATCAACGCCCACCCCGAACTCGGCCCGCGGGTCGCGGCGATCCTGGCGGATCGGACC encodes:
- the ppx gene encoding exopolyphosphatase — its product is MTDSAAESLAAVDLGSNSFHLIVAQVMDGRIQVVDRMKEMVRLAAGLDEGNCLSGPVMEHAVDTLKRFGERLRDVPAHKVRAVGTNTLRKAKNRGEFLANARRALGHSIDIIAGREEARLIYLGVSHSIEGDGERRLVVDIGGGSTELILGRHFRPERMDSLHIGCVEMSRRFFGAGSIDALRMRAAEVAALQELEPMSAEYRRIGWDSPIGASGTILAVQQIVEQQGWCQDGITLAALRRVRKALIGATHIQDLELDGLQVERAPVFPGGVAILGAIFEALGIEHMRASSGALREGLLYDLLGRIHHEDVRETTVEGLTRRYHIDAAQTGRVTGAALALLDQAPSAWGVGGTEHAQWLCWAARLHEIGLSISHSHYQKHGAYLIDNLDMPGFSQGEQALLAALIRGHRRKLSLADFEGLPETLRRQALYLCILLRIAVLLHRSRSETELPAIALEGDEASIKLRFSPEWLLEHPLTEADLGVEAEYLRAANVKLRFK
- a CDS encoding rhodanese-like domain-containing protein — encoded protein: MPGGEVKDIRALEAAGILRQDPNAVLIDVRTTMEFEYVGHPVGALHIAWMEAPEWRVAPEFAERVRAVLGERGRAEDTTVLTLCRSGKRSRAAAECLAGAGFTHVYNVSDGFEGDRDGQKHRSSINGWRHQGLPWEQG
- a CDS encoding class II glutamine amidotransferase, yielding MCELLGMSANVPTDLCFSLRGLVRRGGDTGPHRDGWGIGLYAGRGCRLFHDPRPSIVSEVAKLIQGQAIKSHIIISHIRKATHGRVCLENTHPFARELWGSTWLFAHNGGLKGSKALALDHYRPIGTTDSERAFCWMLGRIRARYPERPRRAESLWRLIASLGRELEALGTCNFLMSDSRCLYAYCSSTLHWITRRAPFGEAHSIDTGEIVDFCRETTAQDVVTVVASKPLTNNERWHPIPRASFQVFVEGVPLLG
- a CDS encoding class II fumarate hydratase translates to MGEVRVPATALYGAQTQRAIDNFPVSGLRMPRAILRALGLIKAAAAQANRDLGLLDAPLAEAISAAALEVAEGRYDSHFPIDVFQTGSGTSSNMNANEVITRLASERLGRPVHPNDHVNMGQSSNDVIPTAIHVAGSLLTFEHLLPALTHLRNTLSRRAAELSAVVKTGRTHLMDAMPLTLGQELSGWAAQIDLGGRRIESALARLSELTLGGSAVGTGINAHPELGPRVAAILADRTGVGFRSKDSYFEGMSAQDAAVEMSGQLKTVAVGLMKIANDLRWMNSGPLAGLGEIALPDLQPGSSIMPGKVNPVIPEAVCMVCAQVIGNDLTITLGGQSGNFQLNVMLPVIAYDLCQSLEILGNAARLLADRAIAGFRVNQEVLTRTLERNPILVTALNAVIGYEKGAEIAKKAYKEGRPVRDVARDLTGLSEMELARLLDPAELTKGGIRKKP